The Epinephelus lanceolatus isolate andai-2023 chromosome 16, ASM4190304v1, whole genome shotgun sequence nucleotide sequence cacaacaatgaaaacatgaagcttttttcaactccaggattttgtcTTCAACTTTAACTTATAACTTTTGAACATGTAATgggaagttttaaaaatctaatcacTAATTTACGGTGGTGATTGATTTTCTGCTGGTCCCTCAGGGAGGCTtgaggaaaaatatttgcagcATCAGCAGGGAGGATCCAAAAAACCCCAACCCCCCTccactgataaataaagaacagtccctgaTTTCACACAGCATATTTCCACATGAATGTCCCTACTGTGGTGCTTGGTTTGCTTTTAACATAACCTAACtccagggcttttattttgaaagggcgTCTCCGTTGCAGCTCCACCGGTGACAACAGCCTGGCTGAGGAGGATTACCGGGGGCTGGCTCGTCCTAGGCTGCATTAAAGCTGGAGCTGCCGCAGCTGCACACACATCAAAgactctcctcctccaccacctcctcctcctcctcctcctcactgcaGCTCCTACCGACGGAGGCTCTCCTGGATGGTGGAGCCATTTCTTCtttcacacacagagggatcGGTGTCCGGTCTACATAACGGGATATATAAACGGACATACGGTGGATTTCAGCCGTCTACGGTAGGCACCTGGCTGCTGTCGGTGTGCTGCTGTAACACCGGGTTGTGTGGGCGGGAGAGGAACATGTATGATGGGCTTATGATCAGGACTCAGTGTGGGTTAGAGTGTGTTTGAGATACATATTGATCTGATCGTGACTGTGTGGTAATTTAATCCTCTATAATGATataatccttcagtttatccTGTATTTATTACATGTTTTATTCTCCCATAGCCTGTCTCTGTGTGAGTCAGTGTGTCTTGTATCATTAGAGATAATTTGTTATAATAACCTTGTGATGCATTGTGGTGTTTATCCTTCAGTCACCCATCATGGCTCCTTCTATACTTTTTGTTCTATATTCCTGTAACCCGTGTCTCCGCTGTGAGAACATGTAACGCAGCCTTGTGTTAAAATGTATTATAACATCATCAGCTCTGCGTAACGCATCGTCCTATCATTGGACCACTGCAGTCACAGTCATCATGTCGGTCAGAGAAATGACTGGATTCCATcgatgtgttttaaataaagtgtttaGTGTTGTGTGAAGATGAATATTAATCTGAACTGGCATTaatgtgatgtttttgtctCCAGTCGAGCCGCGTCGAGACGATGCACTGAGGAGAAGACTGCACAGGCTCCCCGGTTGTGTTGATCCTGAGGCTGCAGTGAGCGGAGGGGGGATTGCGGTACAAGGTTAATAATCGGCATCGGTGCAGGTCCTCTGTGTGAGCGGGGACCGGCTGTAGAGGGTGATTCTTGCCCCTGTGCGGGGGGATCGGCGGAGAAATATAGATCTGTGAAAATTATGGCCACTCTACTGCGGAAGATCGGTCTGATCCGCCTGCACGACCGAGACACCGAAGACCCAAAGCACCATCAGGGCTCACTAAAGGGGACCAAAGGGAACCAGAAAAACAACGCCAACAAACACTGTCAGACCGCCAACGAAACCAACATCCTGAGCACCCCGGAGATTAAGGCGAGGAAGCTGGACCAGCTCGGCAAGGACAAGCCGTCCGGCAAGGATAAGCAGGGCAAGGATGCAAAGGAGAAGCAGCAGACGGGAGGAGGCGGGAGTAAAGCGACCAGTGCCTCCTCCATACCACCGCTGGCGCCTCACCGGCAACACTGCACCCAGGTCCGGACGCGGAGGCTGATGAAGGAGCTACAGGAGATCAGGAGGTTAGGGGACAACTTCATCACGGtggagctggtggaggacaaccTGTATGACTGGAACGTCAAGCTGCACCAGGTGGACAAGGACTCGGCACTGTGGCAGGACATGAAGGAGACCAGCACCGAGTTCATTCTGCTCAACGTCACCTTTCCCGATAATTTCCCCTTCTCGCCGCCGTTTATGCGGGTCCTGACGCCACGGTTGGAGAACGGCTACGTGCTGGACGGCGGGGCCATATGCATGGAGCTGTTGACCCCCCGCGGATGGTCCAGCGCCTACACGGTGGAGGCGGTCATGAGGCAGTTTGCGGCCAGCCTCGTAAAAGGACAGGTGAGGGGAGGAAGGGCTGGTGGGTGAGGGTCCGTGCATGGAATATCATCAACCATACGGCATGTTAATCATCTCTAGTACATTTAGTTTCAGCCATGACACGCACTGGATGTGAGCAATCCCATTAGGCATCTATGCGTCATGCGTAATTAACGCGTAAAACTGTTTTTACGCATGTAAAACACATGTCAGCCATGGCGAGGCTTTTAGTGTAATGTGGGTGTTTGAGCCAGGATTTAATTTGATatattacagaaaaaaatatgaaaatatgcttttgttaatttcatctATTTCCAATGCTAATCAAGTAGCAATTGCCATGTCCTTTATATAAGCGTCAATTTTGGACACTAGTGGAGTGatctcttcct carries:
- the ube2ql1 gene encoding ubiquitin-conjugating enzyme E2Q-like protein 1, producing the protein MATLLRKIGLIRLHDRDTEDPKHHQGSLKGTKGNQKNNANKHCQTANETNILSTPEIKARKLDQLGKDKPSGKDKQGKDAKEKQQTGGGGSKATSASSIPPLAPHRQHCTQVRTRRLMKELQEIRRLGDNFITVELVEDNLYDWNVKLHQVDKDSALWQDMKETSTEFILLNVTFPDNFPFSPPFMRVLTPRLENGYVLDGGAICMELLTPRGWSSAYTVEAVMRQFAASLVKGQGRICRKAGKSKKAFSRKEAEATFKSLVKTHEKYGWVSPPVSDG